From a single Streptomyces liliifuscus genomic region:
- a CDS encoding IS5 family transposase: protein MVDDDLWALMEPLLPPWPEKAPGPRPVPDRLCLQGILYVLRNDIAWQLLPLELGFGSGQTCWRRLDRWQRAGVFDQLHRVLLAKLNAAGELDWSRACVDGSHVRAKKGVPTPVDRRKTGSKHHLICDGRGTPFKVITTAANVNDVTQTLALVDGIPPVAGRPGRPRRRPDALLGDKGYDSNVHRDELRQRRILPVISRKGSPNIKGMGKLRYVVEQTFALLHQFRRLAVRWERRTELHEAFVSLACSLICWRRLKKAHS from the coding sequence ATCGTGGACGACGACTTGTGGGCGCTGATGGAGCCGTTGCTGCCGCCCTGGCCGGAGAAAGCTCCCGGTCCGCGGCCAGTTCCGGACCGACTGTGCCTGCAGGGCATCCTGTACGTGCTGCGCAACGACATCGCCTGGCAACTGCTGCCGCTGGAGCTGGGGTTCGGATCGGGTCAGACCTGCTGGCGGCGTCTGGACCGGTGGCAGAGGGCCGGGGTCTTCGACCAACTCCACCGGGTCCTGCTCGCGAAGTTGAACGCGGCCGGTGAACTCGACTGGTCACGGGCGTGCGTGGATGGTTCCCATGTCCGGGCGAAAAAGGGGGTGCCGACACCGGTCGACCGGCGGAAAACCGGCAGCAAGCACCACTTGATCTGCGACGGACGCGGCACCCCGTTCAAGGTCATTACGACTGCGGCCAACGTCAACGACGTCACCCAGACCCTCGCCCTGGTTGACGGCATCCCGCCCGTTGCGGGCCGCCCCGGCCGGCCCCGTCGCAGGCCCGACGCCCTGCTCGGTGACAAGGGCTACGACTCCAATGTCCACCGCGACGAGCTGCGACAACGGCGGATCCTGCCTGTCATCTCACGTAAGGGATCACCGAACATCAAGGGCATGGGCAAGCTCCGCTACGTCGTGGAGCAGACTTTCGCCCTGCTCCATCAGTTCAGGCGTCTCGCCGTCCGCTGGGAACGCCGAACCGAACTCCACGAAGCCTTCGTTTCCCTGGCCTGCAGCCTCATCTGCTGGAGACGCCTCAAGAAAGCCCACTCCTGA
- a CDS encoding transposase has protein sequence MAYGDRNTVERAINLLKQNRMVATRYDKRAATFDVTVQVASIRSWLRDLTRSKNRA, from the coding sequence GTGGCCTACGGCGACCGCAACACGGTGGAGCGGGCGATCAACCTGCTCAAGCAGAACCGGATGGTCGCGACCCGCTATGACAAGCGGGCCGCGACCTTCGACGTGACCGTGCAGGTGGCCTCGATCCGGAGCTGGCTCCGTGACCTGACCCGTTCAAAAAACAGGGCCTAG
- a CDS encoding TetR/AcrR family transcriptional regulator: MSRAIAAVQTPGRRRRSEGKRAAILEAAEALFLAEGYERASVDAIAGRAQVSKRTVYDHFGDKGTVFLRVIERAHNAVVDTIRSAIDEELARGRDLREALTAFGQRVVTQTFPSSDYVTFRRLTSQRWAIPQLAEATRDRPERMLEERFAVLVADGEIRAEDPGLAARHFTALTISLALETLNARGDAEAGEPEILAIIADGVDVFLRAYR, from the coding sequence ATGTCGAGGGCAATCGCGGCGGTTCAGACTCCCGGGCGCCGGCGGCGTTCCGAAGGCAAGAGGGCGGCTATCCTGGAAGCCGCGGAGGCGCTGTTTCTCGCGGAGGGCTATGAGCGGGCGAGCGTCGATGCCATCGCAGGTCGGGCACAGGTCTCGAAGCGGACCGTCTACGACCACTTCGGGGACAAGGGAACGGTCTTTCTGCGGGTGATCGAGCGTGCCCACAACGCGGTGGTCGACACCATTCGCTCCGCGATCGACGAGGAGCTGGCTCGGGGTCGTGACCTGCGCGAAGCGTTGACGGCGTTCGGGCAACGAGTGGTCACGCAGACCTTTCCGTCGTCCGACTACGTGACCTTCCGGCGACTGACCTCGCAGCGATGGGCGATACCGCAGCTGGCCGAGGCCACGCGCGACCGCCCCGAACGGATGCTGGAGGAGCGGTTCGCCGTGCTGGTCGCCGACGGCGAGATCCGCGCCGAGGATCCCGGCCTGGCGGCGCGCCACTTCACGGCCCTCACCATCAGTCTCGCGCTGGAGACACTCAATGCTCGAGGGGACGCCGAGGCGGGAGAACCGGAGATCCTGGCGATCATCGCCGACGGTGTCGATGTGTTCCTGCGGGCTTACCGGTAG
- a CDS encoding enoyl-CoA hydratase/isomerase family protein: MAFHPADHWDGYLAPPDFEEYSARYADFFRMRREDGIIEVRLHTDDGPYAHTHAAHNVWTRVWQEIGNDPENQVLIVTGTGDRWMTGNPKGLNPKPASELDPDHIYQRMTDGWKLIESFANNIDIPTIAAVNGPGVHTEFAMMSDVTLAAPDADFMDPHFWLGSPPGDGQYMALQALMGPKRAAYYIYAAKSIPADKALEWGIVSDVLPREELLDRSWELARFIMKRPRYTRWATHNIVSRHWKKTVAEDFGFHMAHQMLANVASKSRVPDPELLADSEARKLF; the protein is encoded by the coding sequence ATGGCTTTCCATCCGGCCGATCACTGGGACGGCTACCTCGCTCCGCCCGACTTCGAGGAGTACTCGGCCAGGTATGCGGACTTCTTCCGGATGCGCCGCGAGGACGGCATCATCGAGGTCCGCCTGCACACGGACGACGGCCCGTACGCCCACACCCACGCCGCACACAATGTCTGGACGCGCGTGTGGCAGGAGATAGGCAACGACCCCGAGAACCAGGTCCTGATCGTCACCGGCACCGGTGACAGGTGGATGACCGGAAACCCCAAGGGGCTCAACCCCAAACCTGCCTCCGAGCTGGATCCCGACCACATCTACCAGCGGATGACGGACGGCTGGAAGCTCATCGAGAGTTTCGCCAACAACATCGACATTCCGACCATCGCGGCCGTCAACGGCCCCGGCGTGCACACCGAGTTCGCCATGATGAGCGACGTGACACTCGCGGCGCCGGACGCCGACTTCATGGACCCGCACTTCTGGCTCGGTTCCCCTCCCGGGGACGGTCAGTACATGGCGCTTCAAGCCCTGATGGGTCCCAAGCGGGCCGCGTACTACATCTATGCGGCCAAGTCGATCCCGGCGGACAAGGCCCTCGAGTGGGGGATCGTCAGCGACGTACTCCCCCGCGAGGAGCTCCTCGATCGGTCCTGGGAACTCGCACGGTTCATCATGAAGCGGCCGCGCTACACGCGGTGGGCCACCCACAACATCGTGTCGCGGCACTGGAAGAAGACGGTGGCCGAGGACTTCGGCTTCCACATGGCTCATCAGATGCTCGCCAACGTCGCCAGCAAGTCCCGGGTTCCCGACCCGGAACTGCTCGCCGACTCCGAGGCGCGCAAGCTGTTCTGA